In Streptomyces sp. NBC_00414, a single window of DNA contains:
- a CDS encoding sirohydrochlorin chelatase, with the protein MTAHLMNRNRSRLGTRRPAPPALVLVGHGSRDPRALSTVRTLMERIRELRPGLPVRLGHIELNEPLLPDTLASLGTGDAVLVPLLLSRGHHVKRDIPEAAAASRARTRVAAPLGPHPLLVETLHTRLVEAGWRAPDAAGRRTSGVVLAAAGSRDPDAAVDTRRTAELLAERLGVPVVPAYASAAAPTVADAVRAFAERGRHHIAVASYFTAPGRFSTECAAAAPGPAASPLGAHPSMARLTLHRYDQAMATPTPTHHPLAATA; encoded by the coding sequence ATGACGGCGCACCTCATGAACCGGAACAGAAGTCGGCTCGGCACCCGGCGTCCCGCCCCGCCCGCGCTCGTCCTGGTGGGCCACGGCAGCCGCGACCCGCGTGCCCTGAGCACGGTACGGACCCTGATGGAGCGGATCCGCGAGCTGCGCCCCGGCCTGCCCGTGCGCCTCGGGCACATCGAGCTGAACGAACCCCTGCTGCCCGACACCCTCGCCTCCCTCGGCACCGGCGACGCGGTTCTCGTACCGCTGCTGCTGAGCCGCGGCCACCACGTCAAGCGGGACATCCCCGAGGCGGCCGCCGCCTCGCGGGCGCGTACCCGGGTCGCCGCGCCGCTCGGCCCGCACCCGCTGCTCGTCGAGACGCTGCACACGCGGCTGGTCGAGGCGGGCTGGCGCGCGCCGGACGCCGCCGGGCGCCGGACGAGCGGGGTCGTGCTCGCCGCTGCCGGCTCGCGCGACCCCGACGCCGCCGTCGACACCCGCCGCACCGCGGAGCTGCTCGCCGAGCGCCTGGGCGTGCCCGTCGTACCCGCCTACGCCTCCGCCGCGGCGCCCACGGTCGCGGACGCCGTGCGCGCGTTCGCAGAGAGAGGCCGCCACCACATCGCCGTGGCCTCGTACTTCACGGCCCCCGGCCGCTTCTCGACGGAGTGCGCGGCGGCGGCCCCGGGCCCGGCGGCGTCCCCCCTGGGCGCCCACCCGTCCATGGCCCGCCTGACCCTCCACCGCTACGACCAGGCAATGGCCACCCCGACCCCCACCCACCACCCTCTGGCCGCCACCGCCTAG